The proteins below come from a single Gemmatimonadaceae bacterium genomic window:
- a CDS encoding TraR/DksA C4-type zinc finger protein, with translation MPRLASTSRLSRSQLDDLHHELRREFARAERSVAEGNLTPEHDDLRAALQRMAVGEYGLCLRCESPIPYGRLQVMPATRHCITCAQLGRPTSASATKERRVA, from the coding sequence ATGCCTAGACTTGCCAGCACGTCCCGACTCTCCAGGTCCCAGCTCGACGACCTGCACCATGAGCTGCGCCGCGAGTTCGCGCGCGCGGAGCGCTCCGTGGCGGAGGGGAACCTGACGCCGGAACACGACGACTTGCGCGCGGCACTGCAGCGCATGGCGGTCGGTGAATACGGGCTCTGCCTGCGCTGCGAGTCGCCGATCCCGTACGGGCGATTGCAGGTGATGCCGGCCACCCGGCATTGCATCACGTGTGCGCAGCTCGGCAGGCCGACGAGCGCCTCAGCAACGAAGGAGCGTCGGGTCGCGTGA
- a CDS encoding Glu/Leu/Phe/Val dehydrogenase — MTSTLLTPSETTTSTDFTLETNPMHAMLARYERAAAALELDPGIDRILRQPEREVTVALPVEMDDGRIEVFTGYRVVHNTLRGPGKGGIRYDLGVTPDEVRALASWMTWKCAVVDLPFGGAKGGVLCDPRTLSTRELERITRRYTASLIKTFGPESDVPASDVGTNEQVMAWILDTYSMHMGHTANAVVTGKPIALGGSLGRGAATGRGVLFATESALQHLGIPMRGATVAVQGFGKVGAAAARLLAEAGARVVAISDYTGAIHDARGIDITAAEQWVRQHGTLTAFPAGDRISNDELLTLEVDVLVPAALESVITSRNAADVRARIVTEGANGPTTAAADAVLERNGVFVVPDILANAGGVTVSYFEWVQNRAGYAWSEAVVNERLAEVMQRGFAEVLDIAKQHNVSMRTAAYMLGIGRVAAVQKLRGIYA, encoded by the coding sequence ATGACTTCGACCCTCCTGACACCATCTGAGACGACGACCTCGACGGATTTCACCCTCGAGACCAATCCCATGCACGCGATGCTCGCGCGATACGAGCGCGCGGCCGCGGCGCTCGAGCTCGATCCCGGCATCGACCGCATCCTTCGCCAACCCGAGCGCGAGGTGACGGTGGCGCTGCCCGTGGAGATGGACGACGGTCGCATCGAGGTCTTCACCGGCTACCGCGTGGTGCACAACACGCTGCGCGGTCCGGGGAAGGGCGGCATCCGATACGACCTTGGCGTCACGCCCGATGAGGTCCGCGCGCTGGCATCGTGGATGACCTGGAAGTGCGCCGTCGTGGACTTGCCGTTTGGTGGAGCCAAGGGCGGCGTGCTCTGCGATCCGCGCACGCTCTCCACGCGCGAACTCGAACGGATCACGCGTCGCTACACGGCCAGTCTCATCAAGACCTTCGGCCCCGAGTCCGACGTACCGGCCTCGGACGTGGGCACCAACGAGCAGGTGATGGCCTGGATCCTCGACACGTATTCGATGCACATGGGGCACACGGCGAACGCGGTCGTCACCGGCAAGCCGATTGCCCTCGGCGGTTCGCTCGGTCGCGGTGCCGCCACGGGTCGTGGGGTGCTGTTCGCCACCGAGTCGGCTCTGCAACATCTGGGGATCCCGATGCGTGGCGCGACGGTGGCCGTGCAGGGTTTCGGCAAGGTGGGTGCGGCGGCGGCCCGCTTGCTCGCCGAAGCGGGCGCGCGCGTCGTCGCGATCAGCGACTACACCGGTGCGATTCACGATGCACGCGGCATCGACATCACGGCGGCAGAACAGTGGGTGCGCCAGCACGGGACGCTCACGGCATTTCCCGCCGGCGATCGGATCAGCAACGATGAGCTGCTCACGCTCGAGGTGGACGTGCTCGTACCGGCGGCGCTCGAGAGCGTGATCACGTCGCGCAATGCGGCGGACGTGCGCGCGCGGATCGTGACCGAGGGCGCCAACGGGCCCACCACGGCGGCCGCTGATGCGGTACTCGAACGGAACGGCGTGTTCGTGGTTCCTGACATTCTGGCGAATGCCGGTGGCGTAACGGTGAGCTACTTCGAGTGGGTGCAGAACCGCGCCGGGTATGCCTGGAGTGAGGCGGTGGTGAACGAACGGCTCGCAGAAGTGATGCAGCGCGGCTTTGCGGAGGTTCTGGACATAGCGAAGCAGCACAACGTTTCCATGCGCACGGCAGCGTACATGCTCGGGATCGGGCGTGTGGCCGCGGTGCAGAAGCTACGGGGGATTTATGCCTAG
- a CDS encoding response regulator — protein sequence MRWLVWGYVAAYLVWATAMILGYVSRGIVNDLVFMPLYVAPAGAAFVAGWRSRHDARLTRGWWLFGIAWTVSGLGTLLWVVYDALPLAIIERSAWAMYNLYFPATVAALWFLLPWPATSAGRAKLLLNGLMVVVTTATLAWYSVIRYSHLEAFQVGILSRVGILFPGELAVVFGAAMLMSRPTGGLATWPALLASGTIFASIADIAYDHSNLVGTPGSGAVGDMLLALAGGLVAAAALGVPETTTHEGRGRPVAVDTGLTVLPYVATAIVAVLLIAEFWRQDIQGPISGLILGGCGLMMLVIARLHLAQREFLDEATARAAQGERFRSLVQRSSDAILVICNHGIIRYASPAFTRLVGAADAAVTGQPLQQFIDPAYVKQLLAGSGTSPGKAERWQVTAGAGTREVDAVMTDLRSDPSVNGVVVNLRDVTESVQLEAQLRQSQKLEVVGKLSSSIAHDFNNLLSVVLGNAKLAQLLGPGDRTDEWAAVSLAAERGGALARQLLALSRPTPLRARTLDLVAEVRATQKTLRAVLPSSLSVTLDVPDAPVLVSLDDVQLEQVLLNLAINARDAMGGEGELAIAVGVHSSADFDDDAHAHAPAGTWSFVRLRDTGRGMDTSTLSRAFEPFFTTKASGLGTGLGLSTVRDIVTSAGGTVTLASEVEKGTTVTVYLPLATMSDVDASSRREAAPARGMGRLLVVDDEPALRKVFAKYLTRLGYEVFQAEDGVAALELLDTHQWAVDLVLTDLVMPRMGGEALVGRIQDSAPHLPVLCMSGTPGAVGKGSSPWSAEKVLTKPVALDLLSTRIREALAAAQPSDPFVVRAPSPSAL from the coding sequence GTGCGGTGGTTGGTATGGGGCTACGTGGCGGCGTACCTGGTGTGGGCCACGGCAATGATTCTGGGATACGTCAGCCGCGGCATCGTCAACGACCTGGTGTTCATGCCGCTCTACGTGGCGCCAGCCGGGGCAGCCTTCGTCGCTGGGTGGCGATCGCGCCATGACGCCCGCCTCACCCGCGGCTGGTGGCTGTTCGGAATCGCGTGGACGGTTTCCGGCCTTGGTACCCTGCTCTGGGTCGTGTACGACGCACTACCGCTCGCGATCATCGAACGCAGCGCATGGGCGATGTACAACCTCTACTTCCCGGCCACAGTCGCCGCGCTCTGGTTTCTCCTCCCGTGGCCCGCGACCTCGGCGGGTCGAGCCAAGCTGCTTCTCAATGGCCTGATGGTCGTCGTGACGACGGCCACGCTCGCGTGGTATTCGGTGATCCGTTACAGCCACCTCGAAGCGTTCCAGGTGGGCATCCTCAGTCGGGTTGGGATCCTGTTTCCCGGTGAACTGGCGGTGGTGTTCGGCGCTGCGATGCTCATGTCCCGACCCACCGGCGGCCTTGCCACATGGCCAGCGCTCCTCGCCTCGGGGACCATCTTTGCGTCCATTGCCGACATCGCCTACGACCACAGCAACCTCGTGGGAACGCCGGGGAGCGGAGCCGTCGGAGACATGCTCCTCGCCCTCGCGGGTGGCCTGGTCGCCGCTGCGGCGCTCGGAGTCCCGGAGACAACGACGCACGAGGGCAGGGGCCGACCGGTCGCCGTCGACACCGGCCTCACGGTTCTGCCCTACGTGGCGACGGCGATCGTTGCCGTGCTGCTCATCGCGGAGTTCTGGCGACAGGACATCCAGGGCCCGATCTCCGGCCTGATCCTCGGCGGGTGCGGGCTCATGATGCTGGTCATCGCGCGACTGCACCTCGCACAACGCGAGTTCCTCGATGAGGCCACCGCGCGCGCCGCGCAGGGCGAACGCTTTCGCTCGCTCGTACAGCGGTCGTCCGACGCCATCCTGGTGATCTGCAACCACGGGATCATCCGCTATGCGAGCCCGGCCTTTACTCGGCTGGTCGGCGCCGCGGACGCCGCGGTGACCGGGCAACCGTTGCAGCAGTTCATCGATCCCGCCTACGTGAAGCAGCTCCTTGCGGGGAGCGGCACGTCACCAGGCAAGGCCGAGCGCTGGCAGGTGACCGCAGGCGCCGGCACACGTGAGGTGGACGCCGTCATGACTGACCTGCGCAGCGACCCGTCGGTCAACGGCGTCGTGGTCAACCTCCGCGACGTCACCGAGAGCGTTCAGCTCGAAGCGCAGTTGCGGCAGTCGCAGAAGCTCGAAGTCGTGGGCAAGCTGTCCAGCAGTATCGCGCACGACTTCAACAACCTGCTGTCGGTCGTGCTCGGAAATGCCAAGCTCGCGCAGCTCCTCGGTCCCGGGGATCGCACGGACGAGTGGGCGGCCGTGAGCCTGGCCGCCGAGCGAGGGGGCGCCCTGGCGCGCCAGCTTCTGGCCCTGAGCCGACCCACGCCCCTCCGCGCGCGCACGCTCGACCTGGTGGCCGAAGTGCGAGCAACGCAGAAGACGCTGCGTGCCGTGCTGCCATCGTCGCTGAGCGTGACGCTCGATGTTCCCGACGCGCCGGTGCTGGTGTCGCTCGACGATGTGCAGCTCGAGCAGGTACTGCTCAACCTTGCCATCAATGCGCGGGATGCGATGGGGGGCGAGGGTGAGCTGGCCATCGCGGTCGGCGTGCATTCGTCCGCGGACTTCGACGACGACGCTCACGCGCACGCACCGGCGGGCACGTGGTCGTTTGTCCGCCTCAGGGACACCGGTCGGGGCATGGATACCTCCACGCTTTCGCGTGCCTTCGAGCCCTTCTTCACCACCAAGGCGTCGGGGCTCGGCACTGGTCTTGGTCTCTCGACCGTGCGCGACATCGTCACGAGCGCCGGTGGCACGGTGACGCTCGCCTCCGAGGTGGAGAAGGGGACGACGGTGACCGTGTACCTGCCGCTCGCCACCATGAGTGATGTGGACGCCTCCTCGAGGCGCGAAGCGGCACCTGCGCGGGGCATGGGCCGCCTGCTCGTTGTGGACGACGAGCCGGCGCTCCGAAAGGTCTTTGCGAAGTACCTCACGCGACTCGGCTACGAAGTCTTTCAGGCAGAAGATGGCGTTGCCGCGCTGGAGCTGCTGGACACGCACCAATGGGCGGTGGACCTGGTGCTCACCGACCTCGTGATGCCGCGCATGGGCGGTGAAGCCCTGGTGGGTCGCATTCAGGACTCGGCGCCGCACCTTCCCGTCCTGTGCATGTCGGGGACTCCGGGAGCGGTGGGCAAGGGCAGCTCGCCCTGGTCCGCGGAGAAGGTCCTCACCAAGCCAGTCGCGCTCGACCTGTTGTCGACCCGCATCCGGGAAGCGCTCGCCGCGGCCCAGCCATCAGACCCCTTCGTGGTGCGCGCGCCTTCGCCCTCGGCGCTCTGA
- a CDS encoding CHAT domain-containing protein, translated as MSACRVLAAIVLSAGTLARAQSPAAPTDGGQVDSARTIARACDALRYGAEGLRESDRERQAVLLLRRAARARVPRAASVCLVARADVRALAGDVAFLIDSISAFLRTLDEFGERRAATDLRLMRGGALIAPGRLQMARDDLARSMADARAIADTTLEFYAALNLSQLLYASGDPVSAFRPAKRGIDLAPHLAAAERAVAVSLEGDILANQGQWVEAAALYDSSSRLALQAGYAGGAAHAMELRGSMAMRLEQWDLAQAVLEAALRTLTRGGYGGNVGQLNYLLASVALRRGRFREAHVRLNAAARDALADGNLLYFIRLREAELRWREGDLDEAARRLHQAADVMDQYRTTLTHRDVRLTAFEASPDDTDPDAGVASILAALVVHGRAREALEITERSRARELIARLRAPTAARDASGLALRLQRGLPSGVAVVEYVVGRGGEPTSILLVTRDTIRGFVTTPVDSLESPIARLRATLEGSGNAVSVASTLGAALVDSVVAHLPPTTSTLVIVPDGALHRVSFDVLRLADGRYVFERLATSVAPSAEVALAMFESARQVGEGVVAVGGLTYRSAVGDSLPPLPDAAREAAMVARLSRASTLLRGARATIAAFAATVRDPRAIIHIATHARADEYGVGSGAIAFAADSNDDGMLTATSLLDLGVRADLVVLSACRSGIGPLVRGEGMQALTAPFVAAGTRSLLATMWIVGDRSTFPLMTEFYRELAGGQPVAESLRRVRVRAWRSGAPPREWAAFVAVGDPTVRIALDAPRSPHVVWVAVAALMAAVAAFAGYRTVRRA; from the coding sequence ATGTCTGCCTGCCGGGTTCTGGCCGCGATCGTACTGAGCGCAGGGACGCTGGCGCGCGCCCAGTCCCCGGCCGCGCCGACGGACGGTGGGCAGGTCGACTCCGCGCGCACGATCGCCCGCGCCTGCGACGCGCTCCGCTACGGCGCGGAGGGACTGCGCGAATCGGACCGGGAGCGTCAGGCCGTGCTCCTGCTCCGGCGTGCCGCGCGGGCCCGCGTGCCGCGCGCGGCCAGCGTGTGCCTCGTTGCCCGAGCTGACGTGCGCGCGCTCGCCGGCGACGTGGCCTTTCTCATCGACAGCATCTCCGCGTTCCTGCGGACCCTCGACGAGTTTGGCGAGCGGCGCGCCGCGACGGATCTTCGACTGATGCGTGGTGGCGCGCTCATTGCACCCGGACGTCTCCAGATGGCGCGCGACGATCTCGCGCGCAGCATGGCGGACGCACGCGCCATTGCCGACACCACGCTGGAGTTCTACGCCGCCCTCAACCTCTCACAGCTCCTGTACGCGAGCGGTGACCCGGTCTCGGCGTTCCGGCCGGCGAAGCGGGGGATCGACCTCGCACCACACCTCGCCGCCGCCGAGCGCGCAGTCGCGGTGTCGCTCGAGGGAGACATCCTCGCCAATCAGGGGCAGTGGGTCGAAGCCGCGGCGCTGTACGACAGTTCGTCGCGACTCGCGCTCCAGGCCGGATACGCCGGGGGGGCGGCCCACGCCATGGAGCTGCGGGGTTCCATGGCCATGCGTCTCGAGCAATGGGACCTGGCACAGGCTGTCCTCGAGGCGGCCCTGCGTACCCTGACACGTGGCGGCTATGGTGGCAACGTCGGCCAGCTCAACTACCTGCTGGCGAGTGTGGCGTTGCGACGCGGTCGGTTCAGGGAGGCTCACGTTCGACTGAACGCTGCCGCGCGTGACGCCCTCGCCGACGGCAACCTGCTGTACTTCATCAGGCTCAGGGAGGCCGAGCTGCGCTGGCGCGAGGGCGACCTCGATGAAGCGGCCCGTCGTCTGCATCAGGCAGCCGATGTCATGGACCAGTACCGCACGACACTGACCCATCGCGACGTGCGCCTGACCGCCTTCGAGGCCTCGCCTGATGACACCGATCCCGATGCCGGAGTGGCGTCGATCCTCGCGGCACTCGTGGTGCACGGCCGCGCGCGCGAAGCGCTGGAGATCACGGAGCGCAGCCGAGCGCGCGAGCTGATCGCTCGGTTGCGTGCGCCAACGGCCGCGCGCGACGCGAGCGGCCTGGCCCTGCGGCTCCAGCGTGGATTGCCGTCGGGCGTCGCTGTCGTGGAATATGTGGTGGGCCGCGGTGGAGAGCCGACGTCGATCCTCCTCGTGACCCGCGACACCATCCGGGGGTTCGTCACCACGCCCGTCGATTCGCTCGAATCGCCAATCGCCAGGCTGCGTGCCACCCTTGAGGGCAGCGGCAACGCGGTGAGTGTGGCCTCCACGTTAGGCGCCGCACTGGTGGATTCCGTCGTCGCGCACCTCCCACCGACGACCAGCACGCTCGTCATCGTCCCCGATGGCGCCCTGCATCGCGTGTCGTTCGACGTCCTGCGGCTCGCCGATGGACGCTATGTCTTCGAGCGGTTGGCGACCAGCGTCGCGCCTTCCGCGGAGGTCGCGCTCGCGATGTTCGAGTCCGCCCGGCAGGTGGGCGAGGGCGTCGTGGCGGTCGGTGGCCTCACCTACCGGTCGGCAGTCGGGGACTCGCTTCCCCCGTTGCCTGACGCGGCGCGTGAAGCGGCCATGGTCGCGAGGCTGAGTCGGGCGTCGACGCTCCTGCGCGGAGCGAGGGCCACCATCGCCGCCTTCGCCGCGACCGTGCGTGACCCTCGCGCCATCATCCACATCGCCACTCATGCGAGAGCCGACGAATACGGCGTCGGGAGCGGCGCGATCGCCTTTGCCGCGGACAGCAATGATGACGGAATGTTGACGGCAACCAGCCTGCTCGACCTTGGGGTCCGCGCCGACCTGGTCGTCCTGTCGGCCTGTCGCAGCGGCATTGGCCCTCTGGTGCGAGGGGAGGGCATGCAGGCGCTCACCGCGCCGTTCGTGGCCGCCGGGACGCGATCTCTGCTCGCGACAATGTGGATCGTCGGAGACCGCTCCACGTTCCCGCTGATGACGGAGTTCTACCGGGAGCTCGCCGGCGGGCAGCCGGTGGCCGAGTCGCTGCGCCGCGTGCGCGTGCGTGCCTGGCGATCCGGCGCACCGCCGCGAGAGTGGGCCGCGTTCGTGGCCGTTGGCGATCCCACCGTGCGCATCGCATTGGATGCGCCACGTTCACCGCACGTCGTCTGGGTGGCCGTGGCGGCCCTGATGGCGGCGGTCGCAGCCTTCGCCGGGTATCGGACTGTGCGCCGCGCCTAA